The following proteins are encoded in a genomic region of Mesoplodon densirostris isolate mMesDen1 chromosome 12, mMesDen1 primary haplotype, whole genome shotgun sequence:
- the LOC132499795 gene encoding small ribosomal subunit protein eS12 produces MAEEGIAAGGVMDVNTALQEVLKTALIHDGLARGIREAAKALDKRQAHLCVLASNCDEPMYVKLVEALCAEHQINLIKVDDNKKLGEWVGLCKIDREGKPRKVVGCSCVVVKDYGKESQAKDVIEEYFKCKK; encoded by the exons ATGGCCGAGGAAGG caTTGCTGCTGGAGGTGTAATGGACGTTAATACTGCTCTGCAAGAGGTGCTGAAGACCGCCCTCATCCACGATGGCCTAGCACGTGGAATTCGCGAAGCTGCCAAAGCCTTAGACAA GCGCCAAGCCCATCTCTGTGTGCTTGCATCCAACTGTGATGAACCTATGTATGTCAAGTTGGTGGAGGCCCTTTGTGCTGAGCATCAAATCAACCTGATTAAG GTTGATGACAACAAGAAACTAGGGGAATGGGTAGGCCTCTGTAAAATTGACAGAGAGGGAAAACCCCGTAAAGTGGTTGGCTGCAGCTGTGTGGTGGTTAAG GACTATGGCAAAGAGTCTCAGGCCAAGGATGTCATCGAGGAGTACTTCAAATGCAAGAAATGA